GAAGATACAAGAAGGAAACAAATATTAGACAGTGCAAAAGATTCAATTTAATCTACCGACGGTAATACAAAGATGCTTGCTATATCAACCCAGTTATGAGTGAAACCATCACCTTAAGATGTTGATCAAGAAATGTCAGGGGACTTCCACGAATATTAGCAAGTCAAAATTATTGAATCTCCCTCCATCACAATTCCCTTCGAATCCTCAGTAATGTTCTCCCAGTCTTGCCACATGAATATTTCAGCAATGGGAAAAGCAACCTtgcagaacaaaaaaaaaaattacaatatccACACCATCCTAGAGATCACGCCTCAAAATCTAGTTGTCTGGGGATACTTGTTAAGATTGATGTTATTGCTTTTGCTGAAGATGCAGCATTTGTGAAGATTTCTTATTGCTTTTGTTAAAGATGCAGCATCTCTTATATCTTCACAGCTTCAAATAACATTTAGATAGGGATAGGCTCAACTTCTGATGCCATTTCAAGATTGAACAGCAGACCTCATTTTGCTACCAAACATAGCTGGTGCTTGTTGTTTGGAACGGTCCAAATAGTATCTCAAAAACAATCAACAGTGGAGGTATTATTCAACATTTAAATATTCCTCCCAACACCAGTAACAATTTGCTTAGCCACTTGCAGAAAAAAGAACACAAACTGGAGGCTGAGGGGCTTGCAATTTTGAAAGCCATTCATCGGTATGAGCATCCACATTTGATGGGAGGTTTAGCTGACAAAACATTAGGCCCTCAAGAGTATTTCCTTATAGTCAACCCTCCTTCAAACCTTGAGCGACTTGCATGCTCTTCCTGAGACCTATTGTTCAGCCTCTTCTCAGGAACCATAGATCTCTTAAAGACCTCATAAAGATGTTAACAGCTTTCTTGACATAGGTACCAAATAAAATCCCTCAGCTGTCCAAGCTAATCATCCTTAATTGTAGTATACTCATTGATTAAAGATCGGCAGAAGGTATTGGATGCATTGCCACTTGGTGAGAGCAGTCATACAGCCAGGACCCTTCATCGGTCTAAAAGAGCAAGTGAATCTTTGAAGCACACAAGTAGAACACAGTCATCCAGCTGCAATTGGCATCAACGAGTATAATTCTCGAAATTTATTGCACCCCATGCGACAAAATATGAGTTTCAGCAATACTTTGACATCACCAGTAATCCTTGCATGAACAAAAGCCACCCTTGAAATGGTGGAAGCGGATTCTATCTCTCACAAGAATTTGCTGTGGGTATAATTTTGATACATGCCTTATAAATAAATGGCAGTCCCCACATATCCGTAGATTCTTTACTATTCTAATTGTTGATTGAGGTGTAGCCCTTAGCAAGGCAAAtgctaaagcaagcttctcactgTGCCTTGAGAGACAGGTCtctttatcttcttcatctaAATCTAACAGAACATCTTCAGTCACTGGTAAATACCCTAGAGATCTTAGCTTCCTCCCCATTTCATCTAGCCAGGAATATACCGTGCTGGCctctggattgggacaatcccCTGCAACAAACTCATATACAACTCCATCTAATTCAACTGAACTAGACCCTGGCTCTTTCCTGATGCCACTCTGCTTCAATAAACTCCTCATCTCTAAGGCATCGTCCCATCTACCAGCAGCAGCATAGATATTAGACAGTAGAACATGGCAACCAGATTGCTGAGGCTTCAGATTGAGAACTTGACATCTTATCCTATCTGCAATTCTGATGTCTCTGTGGATCCTACAAGCACCAAGCAAAGCACCCAATACCATCACATCCGGCTTCATTGGCATGCTTCTGACGATCCCTTCTGCCTCTTCCAAGAACCCAGCTCGGCCCAATAAATCGACTATGCAACCATAATGCTTCATCTCAAGCTGAACCCCATAAACCTTTGACATGTTCTCAAAATACCAACGCCCTTCATCCACCAACCCACCATGAGTACATGCAGTTAAGACACCCAAAAAAGTGATGCCATTAGACTTTGGCCCTGATCTCTGCATCCGCTCAAAGGCTTCAAGAGATTCATGAGCTGCCCCATTGATTGCTAACCCTGTGATCAGAGCATTCCAGCTAGAAACATTCTTCCTAGCCAATGCATGGAAGAGTTCAACCGCCGTCTCCATGCTTCCACACTTGGCATACATATCGATCAATGCAGCACCTAGATTATAGTCATCATCCAAAGTCATGTGGTTTTTGTCAATGTAAGCATGGACCCACTTTCCCTGATCCAAAGCGGCTAGGTGTGCGCAAGCTGAGAGCACACTGACCATTGTAACTTCATTGGGCTTTACACTGCTCTCCAGTTGCATCCTTTTAAAGATTTGCAGTGCCTCCATATACCAGTTAATCTGTGCATAGCCCGAAATCATGCAGCTCCAAGAAACTACATCTCTCTCCGGCATTAGATCAAACAACTCCATTGCCAAGTCCATCTCCCCATTCATAGCATACCCTGAAACCATTGAATTCCATGACACAACATTCCTCACTGGCATCTCATCAAACAGCTTTCTTGCCAGCGGGAGCAACCCATGCCTTGCGAACCCGGATATCATCGAGTTCCAAGTCACGATGTTCCTCCCGACCGGCATTCTATCAAACAAGGATTGAGCCATGTCCAGCTCACCCTTCCCGGCGTAACCCGAAATGATCGCGCTCCAAGATACCTCATTTCTGACCGGCATTTCGTCAAAATGCCGCCTTGCAACCTCCACTGCCCCGGATTTCACGTATCCATCAATTATCGTGTTCCACGAGACAACATCCAACACCTCAGAGCTCGAATCAAAGAGCTTCTGAGCCGAAGCCAAGTCCCCAAAAGAAGAATACATGCTGAGAAAAGTATTTACAACATAGACATCGGATTGGAATCCACGTTTCAGTACCTGGGAGTGGATCTGCTGCCCTTCGAAGGGGGAATTGAGATTGGAGCTGGCCTTGACAAGGAAGGGGAAGGTGAACCGGTCGGGGAGGGAGCGGCCGCCGTGGCGGAGGAGGGAGGAGAAGGCGACGAGAGACTCGGTGGGATGGTGGCGGCTCCGGGAGAAGGCGCGGATGAGGAGGTTGTAGAGGAAGGTGGTGGAGGCGGGGGCAAGGCGGAAGTAGAGGTGGGAGAGGGGGCGAGCGAGGAGGGGGGCGGCGGGGTGGTTGGCGGCGAGGGCGAGGAGCTCGACGAGGCGGCGGAGGGCGAGGGGGTGGCGGACGAGGCCGGCGACGATGAGGCGCGCGAAGAGGGGGCGGAGGTGGTGACCGGCGCAGCAGGAGCGTAGGAGGGTCTCGAGGTGACGGGGGAAGGGCGTGGTCGGGGTCATCGCGTTTGGAACTTCGGTTTGGCGGGAGAAGGTTGGGTTATAATTGACATCCCGTAAACTCACGACATAGGATCCGATTACTTATCGGGTCAGGTTCCGAAAACGATAGTTTAGCTCATTGCGTGTATCATAAGGATAatcataatatatatttattgatatataatatagatttttttaaatattattttttaatatttattttcaaatctattttttttttcatcttatttttgaaaatatggtACTGCATGTTAAACATacgatttcaaaatttgaaaccaCATGTTCAACATGCAATTTCAAATGACGTAACCTactacaataaaaaatttaaaatttaaaattaattttagtgaAATCGCATGTTCAGCATTCAGTTTCAGCTTTAAAttcgaaaataaatttaaattttaaatttttgactgaGGTGGGCAcgtcaaataataataatttattattaatcaaataataatatttttattaataaaataataatattttattactaaataaataataatattttttattaatcaaataataatattcaattactaatcaaataataatatttaattattaataaaataataatatttaattactaatcaaataataatattttattattaaccaaataatagtattttattattaattatatttttttttcttttttttcttttcatttctaccTTCCCTTCCTCTCACCCCTCTCCCCCCTCGACGATCCTCTGCCTTTATCTATCAACGGCCGACTCGCATCCACCCCCCATCCGATGTGCCACTTGTGGCACCTACACCCGACTGCCGCTCCTTCGCACCGTCCCTCCGAACCCAACGCCTGTTTCTCTTCGCCGTCATGGCCGCATGCCTCTCTCTCCCCTTGCGAGGCCTAGGCCATCGCCATCGATGCCGCACTCGCCCCCCGCTCGTTGTTTGTCCGTAGCCCCCTATACCCCCATACGGCTCCCCCACACTGCATTCCCCTCTCAGCCTTTGTGTCCGCACCCCACGGCCCCTGCCACCCAGCACCCCTACCCCCCTTGGCCTCGATGAGGCCGGCACCCCCTGCCACTCCGCACGAACACAAAACCACCCCCCAAACCCCCTCCGTCCTCCTTTGGCCCTGTGCCCACACCCTATGGCCCCCTTGCTGCACCCTACTACCCTGGCCACTCGGCACCTCCCCCCCTTCCCACTCCGATCCCCGACGAAGCTCCACTTGTGCCCCTCAGTTGTTTTTTGGTATGAAGCAGGGAacgaaagaaacaaaaaaaaaaagatgcaccttgaaaatgaagaagaaaaaaaaagaatgaattcGAAGATATGATTTTATTTCAAAAACTGAAACGCATGTTCAACATatgatttcaattttaaatttaaaattaaatttaaattttaaattttttattatgataGGCCACATTACTTAAAACTGCATGTTCAACATGCAGTTTCAAGTCTGAAATCGCATGTTCAATATGCGGTTTCACCATGTCCGTACCACCACAGTCCAAATATCGTATTTTCATAAATAAGGTGAAAAgagagatagatttgaaaataaatattgaaaaaataatatttttaaaaaaattgtatatatatatatatatatatatatatatatatatatatatatatatatatatatatatatatatatatatatatatatatatataaagagcttGTAAACATTGGACTACATAACAAACTAGTCGTTCTTCAATATCCCTAATCCTCCAAAATCATGATGACTATGGGACATATCTTATATCATTTGGCTCAAATTACAAAAAAATTTGTATACCATATTTTTCTTATTAAAACTAGTAATGAACATTTGATCttactacaaaaaaaataaaaaataaaaatagaagatcatCAGATCAAGTACAAAatgtctgaaaaaaaaatattacacaggttattttatcaaaaaataaatagatgAGAGATCGGAGCTTGATAAGTTGTGAAGAAATTATAAGTTTTATTGACACCATTATTATTTGCATTCATCTCATGCcataattcaaaatttgatttcattagTTGGAGCAAAAGGgtaaagaacttatttttcttaaCAAATTATAGAACTTGCAAGAAATCCACTAAACTTGGCATTATCTATAAGATTACTACTTATGATTGCCACATCCAATttgtaataaatattaaaatcattATAGAATATCCACGAAAGCTGAGATAGCTGCTAtgcatgataaaattattttaacttcTTGAAAAATTTCTAAGCATCCATGAGTCCATTAAGATCAATATATGACATGTATGATTAATAATTATCAGTTTTTGGTAAGAAAACTTAAATATGTAGAAATTGAATAATATCCATGTCAAACAATAATCAAGCAATTCACATGAATGAGATGAAACAGGCCAGTTCAAACCCATATTCTCAAGGCCATACAAGAAAGGTTATACAAAACCAAGGTAGCTGAATCAAATGACATTGTTAGGTGATGGATTTCCACATTTTTGAGATTCATGTGCTCTTATAAGATACCAAAGACTTTATATTTAAGCATCACACATAAGCCACCATGTATATAATGTGACAAGTAGGTTATAAAGTTTTGCCTCTTGAacttatttctctctctctctctctctctctctctctctctctctctctctcttcgtgCGTGCACCCGCGCAtgcaagaagaaggaaagaaagatgaGCATGTGGCTTTATGAGTTTGAACTAATGATTCATACACCTTTTGGCAAGCCAATCTTTAGGTTGATATTTACCTTCTTATAGTCATGAGTGACATGAATTAGCTTTATAGTGAAATGGGTTGAGATCATACTTAAAAGGTTCAAGCCTTTTATAAGATTTcaaatttagttgcttttaaCTGCACATGTCATGGCTTATCTAATTCCATCTTGGTCCCATCTTATCAATTTTTCATGTTTTATGTCTTTCTGTTCCTCCTCTAATCTTGAaaatttgtttgtttttttttttggtacaaaaaaGGGAGTTGaaaggggggtgggggggggaggGCGACCTAGTGCAACTACTTTCCCTGTACATGACCATAGGGCCCCAACCTCTGTTGGAGAATTAAGGTCCGATTTGGGGCCGAGTTTGGATAAATGGACGGCCTCCTCCCCACCATATGGGCAAACTCAATGGGTGAGTACATCACTCCAGCACCATCAAGGGTCAGAAGATCAGATGCCACTTTCAGACCCCGTGTCCAGGCCGCTAGGATATGCTCTCTTTTGATCATTCACGCTCTGGCATTTAATCAAAGCCCGACCTCCATCGTAACTCAAACCTGGGTCACTTGATTGAAAATAAATGACCCGTTCCACTGAGTTGCCACCTCGATGgcgaaaatttatttaaattctcctcctcttcctcttcctttatCTCTCTCCCCACCTCCCTTCCCACTCCCACAGTTTCTATTCCATGTTATTTCAGCACCTAAATTTTGAATGATTTGTGcaagatatataaaaaaaaaagagaaatagttTATGTTATCCAAATGTTCcttctttttagattttttttgtccTTCTTTCATTTTGTTTTGGTGAATCTATTATCTGGCAAACATTAGTAAAAAGAGGTTGTAGACGTTGCAAGAAAAGATAAGCAAAGATGGTGAATTTTAATGAGAAGATAATAACTCAAGGATGGGATGGAGGGAATGTGGTATTTCTAGTGAAGGAGTCAAGGACCCATAATATCAAATAGAAAGGAGTAAAGTCCTGTTTGGCTAAGCTTTTAGAGTGTCAGAAAGCACTTTCTGATTCTCAAAAAGTATTTTGGAGTGATATAGTGATATTTGATAATAATATCAGAAAGTTGTTTTGACTTTATCAGAAGGTTGAAAAGATCTACTTGGAGAAAGCTATATTTTGAATCTTTTTCCAAAAGTACTTTCTGGCTAATATCGGAAAGCTGTTTTGCtttttttaaagtattttatcAATATGATTACCAAACAACAACTAGCTTTTTGTAAAAGCTCTACTTCCAAAAGTTCTACTTCTCAAAAGCTctattttcaaaagcttcaaaagcTCTACTGCCAACAGCAATCCCGAATAAGATCTAAGTGGGGTGCTAGTGTTTGACATTAGACTTAGAATTAATAATAAGTTCATCCAATTTctagcaaaaaaatttttttatgatgaaatcgaTGGTAAGATTGATTATTtgggataattaaaaaaaattgttatACAATAAGGAAGACAAATATATTGCACATAAAGTTCATTTACCAAGACATTTAAAAGAATAATTCTATTATACATCGAATTTATGAAAACATGCATAATATATTTTTAGGCTCTTATACAAAATTGACAAGacaagcaagaaaaaaaaaaaaaaaaaacttctagaTTCCTCAATCACTTTAGATTGTTCATAGAAATATTTCTTTTGATATCCCACACTTCATCCATACCCTACAAGGATATCTtttattcatctatacatctttgtatatacatatataggattaacttaaaaaaaaaataaaaaataaaaactgtaCTTTGTGTGTCTTGAAAATAAGCAAATCTTATTcctcagccaaaaaaaaaaaagggcagtaTCTTCCTCGATATGTGAGACTGACTCATTTAGCCTCCTCCCCTTGCATGGGTGTTACCATCCAAACTATCAAAACACCCCTTTTCTGACCAAACGAGACGTGCGAAAACAAACCCTCAGTATATTTATTACCCATCTCTCTAAGTCACCGTAGTTGTCCAATACCAACTCCTCTCTACAGTCTACACGTCCTCCATCGAGCCCTTCTCAGCCCTACGATGTAATTCCCCAC
The DNA window shown above is from Elaeis guineensis isolate ETL-2024a chromosome 8, EG11, whole genome shotgun sequence and carries:
- the LOC105050055 gene encoding pentatricopeptide repeat-containing protein At3g62890-like; the encoded protein is MTPTTPFPRHLETLLRSCCAGHHLRPLFARLIVAGLVRHPLALRRLVELLALAANHPAAPLLARPLSHLYFRLAPASTTFLYNLLIRAFSRSRHHPTESLVAFSSLLRHGGRSLPDRFTFPFLVKASSNLNSPFEGQQIHSQVLKRGFQSDVYVVNTFLSMYSSFGDLASAQKLFDSSSEVLDVVSWNTIIDGYVKSGAVEVARRHFDEMPVRNEVSWSAIISGYAGKGELDMAQSLFDRMPVGRNIVTWNSMISGFARHGLLPLARKLFDEMPVRNVVSWNSMVSGYAMNGEMDLAMELFDLMPERDVVSWSCMISGYAQINWYMEALQIFKRMQLESSVKPNEVTMVSVLSACAHLAALDQGKWVHAYIDKNHMTLDDDYNLGAALIDMYAKCGSMETAVELFHALARKNVSSWNALITGLAINGAAHESLEAFERMQRSGPKSNGITFLGVLTACTHGGLVDEGRWYFENMSKVYGVQLEMKHYGCIVDLLGRAGFLEEAEGIVRSMPMKPDVMVLGALLGACRIHRDIRIADRIRCQVLNLKPQQSGCHVLLSNIYAAAGRWDDALEMRSLLKQSGIRKEPGSSSVELDGVVYEFVAGDCPNPEASTVYSWLDEMGRKLRSLGYLPVTEDVLLDLDEEDKETCLSRHSEKLALAFALLRATPQSTIRIVKNLRICGDCHLFIRHVSKLYPQQILVRDRIRFHHFKGGFCSCKDYW